A section of the Streptococcus oriscaviae genome encodes:
- the groL gene encoding chaperonin GroEL (60 kDa chaperone family; promotes refolding of misfolded polypeptides especially under stressful conditions; forms two stacked rings of heptamers to form a barrel-shaped 14mer; ends can be capped by GroES; misfolded proteins enter the barrel where they are refolded when GroES binds) — MAKEIKFSADARESMVRGVDILADTVKVTLGPKGRNVVLEKAYGSPLITNDGVTIAKEIELEDHFENMGAKLVSEVASKTNDIAGDGTTTATVLTQAIVREGLKNVTAGANPIGIRRGIEAAVATAVEALKANAIPVSGKEAIAQVAAVSSRSEKVGQYISEAMEKVGNDGVITIEESRGMETELDVVEGMQFDRGYLSQYMVTDNEKMVAELDNPYILITDKKISNIQDILPLLESILQSNRPLLIIADDVDGEALPTLVLNKIRGTFNVVAVKAPGFGDRRKAMLEDIAILTGGTVITEDLGLELKDATIEALGQAAKVAVDKDHTTIVEGAGDPEAIANRVAVIKSQIEVTTSEFDREKLQERLAKLAGGVAVIKVGAATETELKEMKLRIEDALNATRAAVEEGIVSGGGTALVNVIDSLAQLNLSGDEETGRKIVLRALEEPVRQIAYNAGYEGSVIIDKLKNSELGTGFNAATGEWVNMIEAGIIDPVKVTRSALQNAASVASLILTTEAVVANKPEPAAPAMPAGMDGMGMGY, encoded by the coding sequence ATGGCAAAAGAGATTAAATTTTCAGCAGATGCCCGCGAAAGTATGGTGCGAGGCGTTGATATTCTAGCAGATACCGTTAAGGTTACCTTAGGCCCAAAAGGGCGCAATGTTGTCTTGGAAAAGGCCTACGGCTCTCCCCTCATCACCAATGATGGTGTGACCATTGCAAAAGAAATTGAGCTGGAAGACCATTTTGAAAATATGGGTGCGAAACTGGTATCTGAAGTGGCTTCCAAAACCAATGATATTGCAGGTGATGGAACAACGACAGCGACTGTTTTGACTCAAGCAATCGTCCGCGAAGGTCTGAAAAACGTAACCGCAGGGGCTAATCCAATCGGTATCCGTCGTGGTATCGAGGCGGCAGTTGCAACAGCGGTTGAGGCCCTGAAGGCTAATGCCATTCCAGTTTCAGGAAAAGAAGCCATTGCTCAAGTAGCAGCTGTATCTTCTCGTTCTGAGAAGGTTGGTCAATACATTTCCGAGGCTATGGAAAAGGTAGGAAACGACGGAGTTATTACCATTGAAGAATCTCGCGGAATGGAAACAGAGCTGGATGTAGTGGAAGGAATGCAATTTGACCGCGGTTACCTTTCACAGTACATGGTGACGGATAACGAAAAGATGGTAGCGGAGCTGGATAACCCCTACATCCTCATCACCGATAAGAAGATCTCAAACATTCAGGACATCCTGCCACTCTTGGAAAGCATCCTTCAAAGCAATCGTCCGCTACTCATTATTGCAGATGATGTAGATGGTGAAGCACTGCCAACACTTGTTCTCAACAAGATTCGTGGTACCTTTAATGTTGTTGCTGTTAAGGCGCCAGGTTTTGGTGACCGTCGCAAGGCTATGTTGGAAGACATTGCTATCTTGACGGGCGGAACGGTCATCACAGAAGATCTTGGTCTGGAACTCAAGGACGCAACCATTGAAGCGCTTGGTCAGGCTGCCAAGGTAGCGGTGGACAAGGATCACACAACGATTGTTGAAGGAGCAGGCGATCCAGAAGCTATTGCCAACCGTGTAGCAGTGATTAAGTCACAGATTGAAGTGACAACTTCCGAGTTTGACCGTGAAAAATTGCAAGAACGCTTGGCTAAATTGGCGGGCGGTGTTGCTGTAATCAAGGTCGGTGCAGCTACGGAAACCGAGTTGAAAGAAATGAAACTTCGTATCGAAGACGCCCTCAATGCTACCCGCGCAGCAGTAGAGGAAGGAATCGTATCAGGTGGCGGTACCGCTCTGGTCAACGTCATCGATAGTCTGGCGCAGTTGAACCTTTCAGGAGATGAAGAAACAGGACGCAAGATTGTCCTTCGGGCTCTGGAAGAACCAGTTCGCCAAATTGCCTACAATGCCGGCTACGAAGGCTCGGTTATCATTGATAAACTGAAGAACTCAGAATTGGGAACAGGCTTCAACGCCGCAACAGGCGAGTGGGTCAACATGATTGAAGCAGGAATCATCGATCCCGTTAAGGTGACTCGTTCAGCCCTGCAAAATGCAGCCTCAGTGGCTAGTCTCATCTTGACCACCGAAGCTGTTGTTGCCAACAAACCAGAACCAGCAGCGCCAGCTATGCCAGCAGGCATGGATGGAATGGGCATGGGTTACTAA
- a CDS encoding sensor histidine kinase — protein sequence MKNIRSIRFSKMALIVINLVALVYNVSLYLYSTNYIVSKGASHSLLERLDRIPHSPTQVFFSTILLYALLLLVIFYRDNHKEGPSSIYDWLSLVEIVLMIAIFITSQSSYNGLILLVFADIFYNSKEFNTTRGKRYWLALVFFSFTALLISNYDILSLFVQLPSLDAFISFYPQSIKIAILFFKNFLVSLNMVVFIISLLSYIMYSITQRHNIEEELRMVSKVNTDLNSYVALTEKIVEDRERKRIAREIHDTLGHALTGISAGIDAVRVLVDLDPPRAKEQLQSMSVVVRDGIRDVRGSLNKLRPGALEDGSLKEALSRMVREYEFISHLKIELNYQWDKVDLDSMKENVVFRVIQESITNSLRHGHASRVTIDLLNQDKYIISIQDDGVGFDQLEYGYGLKHMRERLAILGGSVRFENRDGFFTWIEIPKRNGEMYD from the coding sequence ATGAAGAATATCCGTAGCATTCGGTTTAGCAAGATGGCCTTGATTGTCATCAATCTTGTGGCCCTTGTTTACAATGTTTCTCTCTATCTTTACTCTACTAACTATATTGTTTCCAAGGGAGCCAGTCATTCTCTTTTAGAGCGGCTAGATCGGATTCCTCACTCTCCGACGCAGGTCTTTTTTAGCACCATTCTGTTGTATGCCCTTTTGCTCTTGGTTATCTTTTATCGAGATAATCACAAGGAAGGCCCATCTTCTATCTACGACTGGCTTAGTTTGGTAGAAATTGTTCTCATGATTGCCATCTTCATCACCTCCCAATCCTCCTACAATGGGTTGATTTTACTGGTGTTTGCGGATATTTTCTACAATTCTAAGGAGTTCAACACCACTAGGGGGAAGCGCTACTGGTTGGCTCTGGTCTTCTTTAGTTTCACCGCCTTGTTAATTTCCAATTATGATATTCTTTCACTATTTGTCCAGCTGCCCTCGTTAGATGCCTTCATTAGTTTTTATCCTCAGTCCATTAAAATTGCCATCTTATTTTTTAAGAACTTCTTAGTTTCTCTCAATATGGTGGTCTTTATCATCTCTCTTTTATCCTATATCATGTATTCCATCACGCAGCGCCATAATATTGAGGAAGAATTACGGATGGTGTCCAAGGTCAATACCGATCTCAACAGCTATGTTGCCCTGACTGAAAAAATCGTTGAAGATAGGGAGCGCAAACGGATTGCTCGTGAAATCCACGACACTCTGGGGCATGCCCTGACGGGAATTTCGGCAGGGATTGATGCAGTGCGGGTCTTGGTCGATTTGGATCCACCGAGAGCCAAGGAACAGCTACAAAGCATGTCTGTTGTTGTGCGAGATGGGATTCGGGATGTTCGTGGCTCGCTTAACAAGCTACGACCAGGAGCCTTAGAGGATGGTAGCTTGAAAGAAGCGCTTAGTCGCATGGTGCGAGAATATGAGTTTATATCCCATCTGAAAATTGAGCTCAACTACCAGTGGGATAAAGTTGATTTAGACAGTATGAAGGAAAATGTTGTGTTTCGTGTTATTCAAGAGTCCATTACCAACTCTTTGCGACACGGGCATGCTAGCAGGGTGACCATTGACCTACTCAATCAGGACAAGTACATCATCAGTATACAGGATGATGGAGTCGGCTTTGATCAGCTAGAGTATGGTTACGGTCTAAAGCATATGCGAGAACGTCTAGCTATCCTAGGAGGCAGTGTACGGTTTGAAAATCGAGATGGCTTTTTTACATGGATAGAGATTCCGAAAAGAAATGGAGAAATGTATGATTAA
- a CDS encoding PTS system mannose/fructose/sorbose family transporter subunit IID produces MTKKISKKTLTKAFHHWYYGNLTCFSQEHMQTFGYLASMLPIVEELYDKKEDQAKSMQTYTAFFNTEPQLGALVVGITAGLEEARANGAEEVDDETINGLRAGLMGPIAGIGDSLIVGTLIPIILGVALGLSTGGSPLGAIFYIVVWNLLAYFGMKFAYFKGYELGDKAVAFLVGPQGQAIRKSVSVVGGMVIGAVAATWVPVKTAFELKNADGEAYLVLQSQLDGVYPGLLTAVFIVFCWWLMAKKNLSPIKVMLLLVIIALIGVLTGFFNPGLQY; encoded by the coding sequence ATGACTAAGAAAATAAGTAAAAAAACATTAACCAAAGCCTTCCATCACTGGTACTATGGCAACCTGACCTGTTTCTCTCAAGAGCACATGCAAACCTTCGGTTACTTGGCATCTATGCTGCCAATCGTTGAAGAACTGTATGATAAAAAGGAAGATCAGGCCAAGTCTATGCAGACCTACACAGCCTTCTTTAACACGGAGCCTCAATTAGGAGCCCTCGTAGTCGGCATTACTGCTGGTTTGGAAGAAGCACGTGCCAATGGTGCAGAAGAAGTAGATGACGAAACAATCAACGGACTTCGTGCCGGATTGATGGGGCCGATTGCAGGTATTGGAGATTCTCTCATTGTCGGAACCTTGATTCCAATTATCCTTGGGGTAGCCTTAGGCTTGTCCACTGGCGGTTCACCGCTCGGAGCAATTTTCTACATTGTTGTATGGAACCTGCTTGCTTACTTCGGTATGAAATTCGCTTACTTCAAGGGATACGAACTGGGAGACAAGGCAGTTGCCTTTCTAGTAGGACCACAAGGTCAAGCCATCCGTAAGTCCGTTTCAGTTGTCGGCGGTATGGTTATCGGAGCTGTTGCGGCAACATGGGTACCTGTAAAAACAGCGTTTGAATTGAAAAATGCCGACGGGGAAGCCTATCTCGTGCTCCAAAGTCAGTTAGATGGCGTATATCCAGGTTTGCTGACAGCAGTATTTATCGTATTTTGTTGGTGGTTGATGGCCAAGAAAAATCTGTCACCGATTAAAGTGATGCTCCTTTTGGTAATCATCGCCTTGATTGGTGTCTTGACAGGCTTCTTCAATCCAGGCTTGCAATACTAA
- the rpsL gene encoding 30S ribosomal protein S12, translating to MPTINQLVRKPRKSKVEKSKSPALNVGYNSRKKVQTNVSSPQKRGVATRVGTMTPKKPNSALRKFARVRLSNLIEVTAYIPGIGHNLQEHSVVLLRGGRVKDLPGVRYHIVRGALDTAGVNDRKQGRSKYGTKRPKG from the coding sequence ATGCCTACAATTAACCAGTTGGTTCGCAAACCACGCAAGTCTAAAGTAGAAAAATCTAAATCACCAGCTTTGAACGTTGGCTACAACAGCCGTAAAAAAGTTCAAACAAACGTTTCTTCACCACAAAAACGTGGTGTTGCGACTCGTGTCGGAACTATGACACCTAAAAAACCTAACTCAGCCCTTCGTAAATTTGCCCGTGTACGTTTGAGCAACTTGATCGAAGTAACTGCCTACATCCCAGGTATCGGCCACAACTTGCAAGAGCACAGTGTCGTTCTTCTTCGCGGTGGACGTGTAAAAGACCTTCCAGGGGTGCGTTACCATATCGTTCGTGGTGCACTTGATACTGCAGGTGTTAACGACCGTAAGCAAGGCCGTTCTAAATACGGTACAAAACGTCCAAAAGGTTAA
- a CDS encoding substrate-binding domain-containing protein has protein sequence MKFKLTYKKALTCFLWLIASGIIALIYFQGTRVTVVDNQVKVGVTYMTMNNHFYKTLNSEIKKSVSDHNGILYVRDPELDEVRQSQQIDYFREMQVDVIVINPVKRDSPEIISALKQAQAEGIKLIVVDTQLEGIEVDSTIVSDNYQAGVLNAQNMMATVEQADILLLEHTNTVSARDRIQGFLDTIEGKEAYKVVARKDTLGQTEVGMPEVMEVINQGINFTVVMALNDTSALGALAAIKEKGLEEKIYIYGVDGSPDMKNLLYRTDDIQATVAQSPITMGEKTAEILFRLVEGKPVAKEYIIPVDLITKETIGQYDITGWQ, from the coding sequence ATGAAGTTTAAATTAACCTATAAAAAAGCTTTGACCTGCTTTCTCTGGCTAATAGCAAGTGGCATAATCGCTCTCATCTACTTTCAGGGAACTAGAGTAACAGTGGTGGATAATCAGGTCAAGGTTGGTGTGACCTACATGACGATGAACAATCATTTCTACAAGACCCTCAATTCGGAAATAAAAAAGAGTGTCAGCGATCATAATGGCATTCTCTATGTCAGGGATCCTGAGTTGGATGAAGTGCGCCAGAGTCAGCAAATTGATTATTTTAGGGAAATGCAGGTTGATGTTATTGTTATCAATCCGGTTAAGCGAGACAGCCCAGAAATTATATCTGCCCTTAAACAGGCTCAGGCGGAAGGGATTAAACTAATCGTAGTAGATACTCAGCTAGAGGGAATAGAGGTGGACTCGACCATCGTTTCTGATAACTATCAAGCAGGTGTTCTCAATGCACAAAATATGATGGCAACAGTGGAGCAGGCAGATATTTTGTTGCTGGAACACACCAATACGGTTTCGGCACGCGATCGAATCCAAGGTTTTTTAGATACCATTGAAGGTAAAGAGGCTTATAAAGTCGTTGCCCGCAAGGATACCTTGGGGCAAACGGAGGTGGGAATGCCTGAGGTGATGGAGGTCATCAATCAGGGCATCAACTTTACGGTTGTCATGGCTCTAAATGATACGAGCGCCTTGGGTGCCTTGGCCGCGATTAAGGAAAAAGGTCTTGAAGAGAAAATATATATCTATGGTGTAGATGGTTCGCCAGACATGAAAAATCTTCTGTATCGCACAGATGATATTCAGGCAACAGTCGCTCAGTCGCCCATAACGATGGGAGAAAAGACAGCGGAAATCCTTTTTCGTTTGGTGGAGGGCAAACCTGTCGCCAAGGAATACATTATTCCAGTCGATTTAATTACAAAGGAGACCATTGGGCAGTATGATATAACGGGGTGGCAATGA
- a CDS encoding PTS mannose/fructose/sorbose/N-acetylgalactosamine transporter subunit IIC, with amino-acid sequence MTISWLQAALLGLFACLSSMPGLGGTSIGNYTLGRPLVGGLVCGLILGDVATGVICGVAMQLVYIALVTPGGTVSADVRAVSYIGIPLAMVAIHSQGLSADSVDAANLAKSMGTLVGTVGTVLFYGTATMNLIWQHIGWKAIEKGNFRKIYAVDFGLPWISHIIFSFIPTVIMCKLGADAVTALKELLPMDGIPMKTLFTVGSLLPCVGIAILLKQIVEKATDFIPFFVGFTLAASLGLNLVSCAVISLIFAVLFYELQMAKNLRVAAVSSGDFDDDEEDI; translated from the coding sequence ATGACTATTTCTTGGTTACAAGCGGCTTTGCTAGGCCTCTTTGCTTGTTTGTCATCCATGCCAGGATTGGGAGGAACTTCTATCGGGAACTATACCCTCGGACGTCCCTTGGTCGGTGGCTTGGTCTGCGGTTTGATTTTGGGAGATGTTGCAACTGGGGTTATCTGTGGGGTTGCCATGCAGTTGGTATACATCGCTTTGGTAACACCAGGAGGCACTGTGTCGGCTGATGTTCGTGCGGTATCCTATATTGGCATTCCTCTGGCTATGGTTGCCATTCACTCACAAGGTTTGTCGGCTGACTCCGTTGATGCTGCTAACCTGGCTAAATCGATGGGAACTTTGGTTGGAACGGTCGGTACGGTTCTCTTTTACGGGACAGCGACCATGAACCTCATTTGGCAGCACATTGGTTGGAAAGCGATTGAAAAAGGGAATTTTCGTAAAATCTACGCGGTGGATTTTGGATTGCCATGGATTTCCCATATCATTTTCTCCTTTATTCCAACGGTCATCATGTGTAAACTCGGTGCAGATGCGGTAACAGCGCTTAAAGAGTTGCTTCCGATGGATGGTATTCCTATGAAAACCCTCTTCACGGTCGGTTCTCTTCTTCCGTGTGTGGGGATTGCCATTCTTTTAAAACAAATTGTTGAAAAAGCAACAGACTTCATCCCATTCTTTGTTGGTTTTACCTTGGCTGCTTCGCTAGGATTGAACCTCGTGTCTTGTGCAGTTATTTCACTCATCTTCGCTGTTCTTTTCTATGAATTGCAGATGGCGAAAAACCTTCGGGTAGCTGCTGTATCAAGCGGTGATTTTGACGATGACGAGGAGGATATCTAA
- a CDS encoding response regulator transcription factor translates to MIKVLIVDDQELIRESLKIVLSAHTDIAVIGSVSDGTEVIDAIQKERPHVILMDIRMPKMDGVLCTKLVKETYPDIKIIILTTFDDDDFIFSALKYGASGYILKGVSMEELHQAILTVYNGGAMINPDIATKVFKIFSQMAHSNISISVEEKHVEDMTQNEWRLIQLVGHGLSNKEIAAKLYLSEGTVRNYLSSILSKLNLRDRTQLAIWSVQTGVTMKDLSQDEKDN, encoded by the coding sequence ATGATTAAGGTATTGATTGTTGATGATCAGGAGCTGATTCGTGAATCTCTTAAAATAGTGCTGTCGGCCCACACAGACATCGCAGTTATCGGTAGTGTCAGCGACGGAACAGAGGTGATAGATGCGATTCAGAAAGAACGTCCCCATGTTATTCTTATGGATATTCGCATGCCCAAGATGGACGGTGTTCTCTGTACCAAGTTGGTCAAGGAAACCTATCCCGACATCAAGATTATCATTTTGACGACCTTTGATGATGATGACTTTATCTTCAGCGCTCTCAAATATGGAGCTTCTGGCTACATCCTCAAAGGAGTTTCCATGGAGGAATTGCATCAGGCGATTTTGACAGTTTATAATGGGGGAGCCATGATTAACCCAGATATTGCCACTAAGGTTTTCAAAATTTTCTCCCAGATGGCTCACTCCAATATCAGCATTTCCGTGGAAGAAAAGCATGTGGAAGACATGACCCAGAACGAATGGCGACTGATTCAATTAGTTGGGCATGGCCTCTCCAATAAGGAAATTGCGGCCAAACTATACCTGTCAGAAGGAACCGTTCGCAACTACCTCTCCAGTATTCTTTCCAAACTAAACCTGCGGGATCGAACCCAGCTAGCTATCTGGTCAGTTCAAACAGGTGTCACCATGAAGGATTTGAGTCAGGATGAAAAAGATAATTGA
- a CDS encoding DUF202 domain-containing protein, translating to MTQDELVRGYEAEISYQKHMIDNLGRWLTLMFLLASIGGLLIYYFKESNIPLFILGLALAILGGLAVLLFGYGIYKGRLNLMKVIKDFDDKVAKSG from the coding sequence ATGACACAAGATGAATTGGTGCGGGGCTACGAAGCTGAGATAAGCTACCAAAAACATATGATTGACAATCTAGGTCGATGGCTGACCCTCATGTTTCTCCTCGCCAGTATAGGCGGACTGCTGATTTATTACTTTAAGGAAAGCAATATCCCCCTCTTCATCTTGGGTCTTGCTTTAGCAATCCTTGGAGGTCTAGCAGTCCTCCTCTTCGGATATGGTATCTATAAAGGACGCCTTAATCTCATGAAAGTCATCAAGGATTTTGATGATAAGGTAGCTAAATCAGGTTAG
- the rpsG gene encoding 30S ribosomal protein S7: MSRKNQAPKREVLPDPLYNSKLVTRLINRIMLDGKRGTAASIVYGAFDQIKEATGNDALEVFETAMENIMPVLEVRARRVGGSNYQVPVEVRPERRTTLGLRWLVTIARNRGEHTMVDRLAKEIMDAANNTGAAVKKREDTHRMAEANRAFAHFRW; this comes from the coding sequence ATGAGTCGTAAAAATCAAGCGCCTAAGCGCGAAGTATTGCCAGATCCATTGTATAACTCAAAACTTGTAACACGTTTGATTAACCGCATTATGTTGGACGGTAAGCGTGGTACGGCTGCATCAATCGTTTACGGTGCTTTTGATCAAATCAAAGAAGCAACTGGTAACGATGCACTTGAAGTGTTTGAAACAGCAATGGAAAACATCATGCCTGTACTGGAAGTACGTGCACGCCGTGTCGGCGGTTCTAACTACCAAGTCCCAGTTGAAGTTCGTCCAGAGCGTCGTACTACACTTGGTCTTCGTTGGTTGGTAACCATCGCTCGTAACCGTGGTGAGCATACAATGGTTGATCGCCTTGCGAAAGAAATCATGGATGCAGCTAACAACACAGGTGCGGCTGTTAAGAAACGTGAAGACACCCACCGTATGGCTGAAGCTAACCGCGCATTCGCACACTTCCGCTGGTAA
- the groES gene encoding co-chaperone GroES: protein MLKPLGDRIVVKIEEKEQTVGGFVLAGASQEKTKEAHVLAVGQGIRTLTGELVAPSVSVGDKVLIEAFAGVEVKDGNQHLFIIREADILAIVE from the coding sequence ATGTTAAAACCATTAGGCGATCGTATCGTCGTAAAAATTGAAGAAAAAGAACAAACTGTCGGCGGCTTTGTCCTTGCCGGTGCCAGTCAAGAAAAGACAAAAGAGGCCCATGTTCTGGCCGTTGGCCAGGGTATCCGCACTCTGACTGGCGAATTGGTTGCACCAAGTGTGTCAGTTGGTGATAAGGTTCTCATTGAAGCCTTTGCTGGTGTGGAAGTGAAGGATGGCAATCAACACCTGTTCATCATTCGTGAAGCAGACATCCTAGCAATCGTAGAATAA
- a CDS encoding ABC transporter substrate-binding protein gives MFTKKPLVFSLLAGFILLTSVGIYLRSQGPIVIRLGLYSGSSWDVPNSKDNRAIDLAIAKFEAAHPNVKVVYESGIPKDDYSAWLADSILLGEQTDLFMVPEDDFSLLASTGALQNLTPYLTKQTRSSYYPSALEAGNYQGNYYALPFECNPIMMCVNKDLLDKEGLSLPSQTWTLEDFYEICQAVTKDTDGDGVIDQYGSTDYDWQKALIAYGGDIYDQDKHQLTLATSQMREALSFISKLEALNNNYKVSSDDFDQGKVAFYPMTLAQYRTYKPYPYHVAKYSSFSWTCIQMPAEQPAYKATQVQTSLFAMSSQTSHPDLVWELMTILSQDEAIQQELVNKSQGMSVLKAVMTSQETQATLNLADMGVNSLTLETLNQVMSDSKVTPRFKHYKSILVDCDYLINQALDNKTVDT, from the coding sequence ATGTTCACCAAGAAACCGCTTGTCTTTTCTCTATTAGCAGGTTTCATCTTATTGACTTCTGTTGGGATTTATCTCCGAAGCCAAGGCCCGATTGTTATTCGGCTCGGTCTATATTCTGGCAGCAGTTGGGATGTACCTAACAGCAAGGACAATCGCGCTATTGACCTTGCCATCGCCAAATTTGAAGCAGCCCACCCCAATGTCAAGGTGGTTTATGAGAGCGGAATTCCCAAAGATGATTATTCGGCCTGGCTTGCAGACTCTATTTTGTTAGGGGAGCAAACGGATTTATTTATGGTGCCAGAGGATGATTTTAGCTTATTGGCCTCAACCGGGGCCCTGCAGAATCTGACTCCCTATCTCACCAAGCAAACCAGGAGTTCCTATTATCCCTCCGCCTTGGAGGCGGGCAATTATCAAGGAAACTATTATGCCCTTCCATTTGAATGCAACCCTATCATGATGTGTGTCAACAAAGATCTGTTGGACAAGGAAGGACTTTCCCTGCCGAGTCAGACTTGGACATTGGAGGATTTTTACGAGATTTGTCAGGCGGTTACCAAGGATACGGACGGAGATGGTGTTATCGACCAATATGGCAGTACGGATTATGATTGGCAAAAGGCCCTCATTGCCTATGGAGGAGACATCTATGATCAAGACAAACACCAGCTGACCTTGGCTACCAGTCAAATGAGGGAAGCCCTGTCTTTTATTTCTAAATTGGAAGCACTGAACAACAACTACAAGGTTTCGTCCGATGATTTTGATCAAGGAAAGGTCGCCTTTTACCCCATGACCTTAGCTCAATACCGAACCTACAAACCCTATCCTTATCATGTAGCTAAGTATTCCAGTTTTTCGTGGACCTGTATTCAAATGCCTGCCGAACAGCCAGCATATAAGGCTACTCAGGTTCAAACCTCCCTCTTCGCCATGAGTTCCCAAACCAGTCATCCAGATTTAGTCTGGGAGCTGATGACCATTCTTTCTCAGGATGAAGCTATCCAGCAAGAGTTGGTCAATAAGTCCCAGGGGATGTCTGTCTTAAAAGCCGTCATGACCAGTCAGGAAACTCAAGCTACCTTGAATTTAGCAGATATGGGGGTCAATTCCTTGACTCTTGAAACCCTTAATCAAGTGATGAGTGACTCGAAAGTCACCCCGCGCTTTAAACATTATAAGAGCATTCTAGTTGATTGTGACTACCTGATTAACCAAGCCTTAGATAACAAAACTGTCGATACGTAA
- a CDS encoding PTS sugar transporter subunit IIA has protein sequence MNYLMLISHGGLAEGLKSTLAMFAGDKVNQVLAFGLKEGQSVDAFAEEVRASLERLDDAEFILLADIVGGSPLATTCNVLAELGKLEGTRILGGMNLTMALTTAVMMDTLDGEALVATVLSEATTALQEFKVASSDDEDDDI, from the coding sequence ATGAACTATCTAATGCTCATCAGTCATGGCGGCTTGGCTGAAGGTCTCAAATCGACCCTAGCCATGTTTGCTGGGGACAAGGTCAATCAGGTCTTGGCTTTTGGCCTGAAGGAGGGACAGTCGGTTGACGCCTTTGCTGAAGAAGTCCGAGCTAGTTTGGAAAGATTGGACGACGCAGAGTTTATCCTTTTGGCTGACATTGTTGGCGGTAGCCCCCTGGCAACGACCTGCAACGTCTTGGCAGAACTTGGCAAGTTGGAAGGCACAAGGATTCTTGGCGGTATGAATCTGACCATGGCCTTAACCACAGCGGTCATGATGGATACCTTGGATGGAGAAGCTCTAGTTGCAACGGTTCTGTCTGAAGCAACAACAGCTTTGCAAGAATTTAAAGTCGCAAGTAGCGATGATGAAGACGACGATATTTAG
- a CDS encoding PTS system mannose/fructose/N-acetylgalactosamine-transporter subunit IIB, with protein MSVSFVRIDDRMIHGQTVTRWAKEYPCDGLVAVNNAAAGNAVLKQAYKAASDKKTFVWTVDEWAAKSQKVLESDSRYFLITKNPLDMKKILVDQGFVPSAVKEIIVGPCNDRPGAVKLGNNQSITQEEAEAFQAIQAAGYKVKFQLLPDVSIGYWDDFKSKFGF; from the coding sequence ATGTCAGTATCATTTGTGCGTATCGATGACCGGATGATTCATGGTCAGACTGTAACCCGTTGGGCAAAGGAATATCCCTGTGACGGGTTGGTAGCTGTCAATAATGCAGCGGCAGGAAATGCTGTTTTGAAGCAGGCTTACAAAGCTGCCTCTGATAAAAAGACCTTTGTCTGGACAGTGGATGAGTGGGCTGCGAAATCGCAAAAGGTTTTGGAATCGGACAGTCGCTATTTCTTGATTACCAAAAATCCACTTGATATGAAAAAAATCTTGGTCGATCAGGGTTTTGTGCCAAGTGCGGTGAAGGAAATCATCGTAGGACCGTGCAATGACCGTCCGGGCGCTGTGAAACTAGGGAACAATCAATCGATTACCCAAGAAGAAGCGGAAGCCTTTCAAGCCATTCAAGCAGCAGGCTACAAGGTGAAGTTCCAGCTCTTGCCAGATGTGTCCATTGGTTACTGGGATGATTTCAAATCTAAATTCGGTTTTTAA